One Aliiroseovarius sediminilitoris DNA window includes the following coding sequences:
- a CDS encoding helix-turn-helix domain-containing protein, translated as MAQDENWFSEEAATFGDRLAGAREAVGLSQDDLARRIGVKLKTLRGWEDDLNEPRANKLQMLSGLLNVSLRWLLTGEGEGVAEPVVSLDDLPEVRDLLLEIRDIKSQMARSADQLGRLEKRMRKRLEGAAV; from the coding sequence ATAGCACAGGATGAAAATTGGTTCTCGGAAGAGGCCGCAACCTTTGGCGACCGACTGGCAGGCGCCCGCGAGGCGGTGGGCCTGTCACAAGATGATCTGGCCCGACGTATCGGCGTCAAGCTCAAGACCTTGCGCGGTTGGGAAGATGACCTGAACGAACCGCGTGCAAACAAACTACAGATGCTGTCGGGACTGCTGAATGTATCCTTGCGCTGGCTTTTAACCGGCGAGGGGGAAGGTGTGGCCGAACCCGTTGTAAGCCTGGACGACCTGCCCGAAGTGCGCGACCTGCTTCTTGAAATCCGAGACATCAAGTCACAGATGGCCCGGTCCGCCGATCAACTGGGGCGACTTGAAAAACGTATGCGCAAGCGGCTTGAAGGTGCTGCTGTATGA
- a CDS encoding lytic murein transglycosylase — MTHSRRFFTFGLAGLYLAGCQSGAATQSTQRPASGSALRSTPNPAFETWVQGAKARAMANGIGGATITRAFRNVGYLPGVVERDRNQTEFVRSFEDYMAIAASDDRIAKGRDMLRRHAGLLSQLEAKYGVEKEVIVAVWGLESRYGERRGDVPVISALSTLAFDGRRGKFFEGQLMAALKILERGDVTPERMTGSWAGAMGHTQFIPTSYLAYAVDFRGDGRRDIWSDDPTDALASTAAYLSRSGWRTGQRWGDEITGRAPSGRGKVVTPAGANGPVFEVYQNYTVLGRYNNAQKYIIGVGHLSDRLAGGPALRGTFGPDENGLTLDDRKALQRGLTRAGFDVGEADGVIGTKTVQAIEAFQRARGLPVTGTPSRSLLILLT, encoded by the coding sequence ATGACCCATTCCCGACGCTTCTTCACTTTTGGCTTGGCGGGTCTTTACCTCGCCGGGTGTCAGTCTGGCGCAGCGACGCAGTCGACACAACGGCCTGCATCCGGGTCAGCTTTACGATCGACGCCAAACCCGGCGTTCGAAACGTGGGTTCAAGGGGCCAAGGCCCGCGCAATGGCCAACGGTATCGGTGGCGCCACGATCACCCGTGCCTTTCGCAATGTCGGCTATCTGCCCGGGGTGGTTGAGCGTGATCGGAACCAGACAGAGTTTGTCCGCTCGTTCGAAGACTATATGGCCATCGCGGCTTCCGATGATCGCATAGCCAAAGGGCGCGATATGCTTCGGCGTCACGCCGGATTACTGTCTCAGCTCGAAGCGAAATATGGCGTCGAGAAAGAGGTGATCGTGGCCGTCTGGGGGCTGGAAAGCCGTTATGGCGAACGGCGCGGAGACGTGCCGGTGATCTCGGCCCTGTCGACGCTCGCTTTTGACGGCAGACGCGGCAAGTTCTTCGAAGGGCAGTTGATGGCCGCCCTGAAAATTCTGGAACGTGGCGATGTAACACCCGAGCGCATGACCGGAAGCTGGGCGGGCGCAATGGGTCACACCCAGTTCATTCCCACGTCGTATCTGGCTTATGCCGTCGATTTTCGGGGCGATGGTCGCAGGGATATCTGGTCGGATGATCCGACGGATGCTCTGGCTTCAACCGCAGCCTATCTCAGTCGGTCTGGCTGGCGAACCGGTCAGCGGTGGGGGGACGAAATTACCGGGCGCGCACCGTCAGGACGCGGGAAGGTCGTGACCCCCGCCGGCGCGAATGGCCCGGTGTTCGAGGTCTACCAAAACTACACCGTGCTGGGTCGATACAACAACGCGCAGAAATATATCATCGGTGTGGGGCATTTGTCGGATCGGTTGGCGGGCGGCCCGGCTTTGCGCGGCACGTTCGGCCCGGATGAAAACGGCCTGACGCTGGATGATCGCAAGGCGCTGCAACGCGGCCTGACCCGCGCGGGGTTTGACGTGGGGGAAGCCGATGGCGTGATCGGCACCAAGACCGTGCAAGCGATCGAGGCGTTCCAGCGCGCGCGCGGGCTTCCCGTCACAGGCACACCTTCCCGGTCGCTTTTGATCTTGTTGACATAG
- a CDS encoding arsenate reductase family protein has product MRVWGLKNCDTCRKAVKALEGAGYPLDYVDVRADGVDADDLARFHTAFGDALVNKRSTTWRGLSDTERAGDPLDLLTQHPTLMKRPVIGDGDRLTLGWDAKTRDTWLERAA; this is encoded by the coding sequence ATGCGCGTTTGGGGGCTGAAGAATTGTGACACGTGCCGCAAGGCGGTGAAGGCGCTTGAGGGCGCGGGGTATCCGCTCGATTATGTCGATGTGCGCGCCGATGGGGTGGATGCGGATGATCTGGCGCGGTTCCATACGGCGTTCGGGGATGCTTTGGTCAACAAACGCTCGACCACGTGGCGCGGATTGTCGGACACGGAACGTGCGGGGGATCCCCTTGATTTACTTACACAACATCCGACTTTGATGAAACGCCCGGTGATCGGGGATGGTGATCGGTTGACGTTGGGTTGGGACGCAAAAACGCGCGACACATGGTTGGAGCGCGCCGCTTGA
- a CDS encoding MarR family winged helix-turn-helix transcriptional regulator, producing MSMHSPIGQTSNQTFVYQYLEALALVERLHRLLLDVIKDEFERVGVLEVNAVQALLLFNIGDNEVTAGELKTRGYYQGSNVSYNLKKLVEMGYMHHQRCEIDRRSVRVRLTEKGRGIRDTVAGLFERHADGLQSRDVLSSSGIEDINIALKRVERYWTDQIRYIY from the coding sequence ATGAGCATGCACTCCCCCATTGGGCAGACAAGCAACCAGACATTTGTGTATCAGTATCTTGAAGCATTGGCGTTGGTCGAACGGCTGCACCGTTTGCTGCTGGACGTGATCAAGGATGAATTCGAACGGGTCGGTGTGTTGGAAGTGAACGCCGTTCAGGCCCTGTTGCTGTTCAACATCGGCGACAACGAGGTGACGGCGGGCGAATTGAAGACGCGTGGCTACTATCAGGGTTCGAATGTTTCCTACAACCTCAAGAAGCTCGTCGAAATGGGATATATGCACCATCAGCGGTGCGAGATTGACCGCCGCAGCGTCCGTGTGCGGCTGACGGAAAAAGGGCGCGGCATCCGTGATACGGTGGCCGGGTTGTTTGAACGTCATGCCGATGGGCTGCAATCGCGTGACGTGCTGTCATCCTCGGGGATCGAGGACATCAATATCGCGTTGAAGCGGGTGGAACGGTATTGGACGGATCAGATCCGATATATCTACTAG
- the thyX gene encoding FAD-dependent thymidylate synthase → MPLNPEQIKEIEEQRLTSQPTLRAVSPGMEKHLYTAHEVLDHGFVRVIDYMGDDAAICQAARVSYGKGTKSVQNDEGLIRYLMRHWHSTPFEMCEIKLHVKLPVFVARQWIRHRTANVNEYSARYSILDREFYIPAPEHVAAQSVVNNQGRGAALEGEEAARVLDILKADSNRAYDHYEQMISDDGQQGLARELARMNLPANIYTQWYWKVDLHNLFHFLRLRADHHAQYEIRVYADAICNIVADWVPAAYGAFEDYRLGGANLSGRAMDCVRRMLKGEEVTQENSGMSKGEWREFESELKG, encoded by the coding sequence ATGCCCCTGAACCCCGAGCAGATCAAAGAAATCGAAGAGCAACGCCTGACCTCGCAACCGACCTTGCGGGCGGTCAGCCCCGGCATGGAAAAGCACCTCTATACCGCACATGAAGTGCTGGACCACGGCTTTGTCCGCGTCATCGACTATATGGGCGACGACGCCGCGATTTGTCAGGCCGCGCGGGTCAGCTATGGCAAGGGCACCAAGAGCGTGCAGAACGACGAAGGATTGATCCGTTACCTGATGCGTCACTGGCATTCGACCCCGTTCGAGATGTGCGAGATCAAGCTGCACGTCAAACTGCCCGTCTTCGTGGCCCGCCAGTGGATCCGCCACCGGACTGCAAATGTGAACGAATACTCGGCGCGCTATTCGATTCTGGACCGTGAATTCTATATCCCCGCGCCCGAACACGTCGCCGCGCAGTCGGTGGTGAACAATCAGGGCCGCGGCGCAGCGCTGGAAGGCGAGGAAGCCGCGCGCGTACTGGACATCCTGAAGGCCGACAGCAATCGCGCCTATGATCACTATGAACAGATGATCTCGGATGACGGTCAACAGGGACTGGCGCGGGAACTCGCGCGGATGAACCTGCCCGCCAACATCTATACCCAGTGGTATTGGAAGGTGGATTTGCATAACCTATTCCACTTCCTGCGCCTGCGCGCCGACCACCACGCCCAATACGAAATCCGCGTCTATGCCGATGCGATCTGCAACATCGTCGCCGACTGGGTCCCCGCCGCCTACGGCGCGTTCGAGGATTACCGTCTGGGCGGCGCCAACCTGTCAGGCCGCGCCATGGACTGCGTGCGCCGCATGCTGAAAGGCGAAGAGGTCACGCAGGAGAATTCCGGCATGTCGAAGGGGGAATGGCGAGAGTTTGAGAGTGAGTTGAAAGGGTGA
- a CDS encoding cold-shock protein gives MADKQTGTVKWFNTTKGYGFIAPEAGGNDVFVHISAVERSGLTGLADNQKVRYDLQEGRDGRASAVDLELVS, from the coding sequence ATGGCCGACAAACAAACCGGCACCGTAAAATGGTTCAACACCACCAAAGGCTATGGCTTTATCGCCCCCGAAGCGGGCGGCAACGATGTGTTTGTGCACATCTCGGCGGTCGAACGCTCGGGCCTCACGGGCCTCGCCGACAACCAAAAGGTCCGCTATGACCTGCAAGAGGGCCGCGACGGCCGCGCCTCTGCCGTGGACCTTGAACTGGTCAGCTGA
- a CDS encoding pyridoxal phosphate-dependent aminotransferase produces MSFLSATLDRVKPSPTIAVSTLAAELKAAGRDVIGLGAGEPDFDTPENIKTAGKAAIDAGKTKYTAPDGMPELKQAICDKFKRENGLDYAPNQISVGTGGKQILYNALMATLNPGDEVVIPAPYWVSYPDMVLLAGGEPVIVECPIETGFRMTAEQLEAAITPKTKWLIFNSPSNPTGAGYTRNQLKALTDVLMRHPHVWVMTDDMYEHLAYDGFEFCTPAEVEPRLYDRTLTCNGVSKAYAMTGWRIGYAGGPVELISAMRKIQSQSTSNPCSISQWAAVEALNGPQDFIAENNKAFVRRRNLVVDMLNAAEGLECPVPDGAFYVYPSIRGCIGKTTPGGVEITDDEVFAKALLEETGVAVVFGAAFGLSPNFRVSYATSDGALKEACTRIQAFCQRLR; encoded by the coding sequence ATGTCTTTCCTTTCTGCGACACTTGATCGCGTAAAACCATCACCGACCATTGCGGTTTCCACACTTGCCGCCGAGTTAAAAGCCGCCGGGCGCGACGTGATCGGGCTTGGCGCGGGCGAGCCGGATTTCGACACGCCGGAAAACATCAAGACGGCGGGCAAGGCGGCGATTGATGCGGGAAAGACGAAATACACAGCGCCTGACGGCATGCCCGAGTTGAAGCAGGCGATATGCGACAAGTTCAAACGCGAAAACGGTTTGGATTACGCGCCGAACCAGATCTCGGTTGGGACGGGTGGCAAGCAGATATTGTACAACGCCTTGATGGCGACCCTGAACCCCGGTGACGAGGTCGTCATCCCCGCCCCCTATTGGGTCAGCTATCCCGATATGGTGTTGTTGGCGGGCGGTGAGCCGGTGATTGTGGAATGTCCGATCGAGACCGGGTTTCGCATGACGGCCGAACAGCTTGAGGCTGCGATCACCCCCAAGACGAAATGGCTGATTTTCAACTCGCCCTCGAACCCGACCGGGGCCGGATACACGCGCAATCAGCTTAAGGCGCTGACCGATGTGTTGATGCGCCATCCGCATGTCTGGGTGATGACCGACGATATGTATGAACACCTTGCCTATGACGGGTTCGAATTCTGCACCCCGGCCGAGGTGGAGCCGCGCCTTTATGATCGCACACTGACCTGCAACGGCGTTTCCAAGGCCTATGCGATGACCGGCTGGCGGATCGGCTATGCGGGCGGTCCGGTTGAATTGATCTCGGCCATGCGGAAAATCCAGTCGCAATCGACCTCGAACCCCTGTTCGATCAGCCAATGGGCTGCGGTCGAGGCGTTGAACGGTCCACAGGACTTCATCGCCGAAAACAACAAAGCCTTCGTGCGTCGCCGCAATCTTGTGGTCGACATGCTGAACGCCGCCGAAGGGCTGGAATGCCCGGTGCCGGACGGGGCGTTCTATGTCTATCCCTCGATCAGAGGCTGTATCGGCAAGACCACGCCTGGGGGAGTCGAAATTACCGACGACGAGGTATTCGCCAAGGCGTTGCTGGAAGAAACCGGCGTGGCTGTCGTATTTGGAGCGGCTTTCGGTCTTAGCCCGAATTTCAGGGTCAGCTATGCCACGTCGGACGGCGCACTGAAAGAAGCCTGCACGCGCATTCAGGCGTTTTGTCAGAGACTTCGCTGA
- a CDS encoding HvfC/BufC N-terminal domain-containing protein: MSDSVTLRHAGDVTVTQAAFCKALLDPRQKVPDGLTNPDGHQALKRFSVYRNNVAHSLSEAMLTGFPVLAKLVGDEFFREMAKVYLRIHPPASPLMMHYGAALPGFLESFPGTLHLKYLPDVARLELALRRAYHAADAQPIDPTALTKLDQPALMRSRLHMSPACEVLVTKWPAKAIWDFNMKDGPQPTGGAENILISRVGFDPVAEVLPNGAAPFVRSLIKGRSFGTALGLATADTPDIDLTATVAVLIATQAITGIDKPD; the protein is encoded by the coding sequence ATGAGCGACAGTGTGACCCTTCGCCACGCAGGCGATGTGACCGTGACCCAGGCGGCATTTTGCAAGGCGCTTCTTGATCCACGACAAAAGGTGCCCGACGGGCTGACCAACCCAGACGGGCACCAAGCCTTAAAACGTTTTTCGGTCTATCGAAACAACGTGGCGCACAGCCTATCCGAGGCGATGCTGACCGGATTTCCGGTGCTGGCCAAGCTGGTGGGCGATGAATTCTTCCGCGAAATGGCGAAAGTTTACCTGCGCATTCACCCACCAGCCTCGCCTTTGATGATGCATTACGGCGCGGCCCTTCCCGGATTTCTGGAAAGCTTTCCGGGCACGCTGCATCTGAAATACCTGCCCGATGTTGCTCGGCTGGAACTGGCCCTGCGGCGCGCCTATCATGCCGCCGACGCCCAACCCATTGACCCAACGGCGCTGACCAAATTGGACCAGCCCGCCTTGATGCGGTCGCGGTTGCATATGTCGCCTGCCTGCGAAGTGCTCGTGACCAAGTGGCCCGCGAAGGCAATTTGGGATTTCAACATGAAAGATGGGCCACAACCAACGGGTGGTGCAGAGAATATCCTGATCAGCCGAGTGGGGTTTGACCCCGTGGCCGAGGTGCTGCCAAACGGCGCGGCGCCCTTCGTCCGGTCCTTGATCAAAGGGCGAAGCTTTGGCACGGCGCTTGGGCTGGCCACCGCAGACACGCCTGATATCGACCTGACCGCCACCGTGGCTGTCCTGATCGCAACGCAAGCCATAACCGGCATCGACAAACCAGACTAG
- the bufB gene encoding MNIO family bufferin maturase has product MLDIAHDNTLPNGAGVGYKSQHFAALMDDPGTVSWLEIHAENYMGDGGRPLAQLRHLAERFPISVHGVGLSIGGETRLDPEHLARLKTLIDWLNPAMFSEHLAWSTHDGAFLNDLLPLPYTISTLNRIATHINQVQDHLGRKMLLENPSSYLAFAESTWSEPEFLREVAQRTGCGLLLDVNNVFVSATNLEFDPRAYIDTFPLDQVEEFHLAGHDEDADELGRKLLIDSHGKPVDEPVWTLFDHVIAHAGAHPVLVEWDNDVPEWEVLEAEAARATRHMEPALSERVQA; this is encoded by the coding sequence ATGCTTGATATCGCCCATGACAACACACTGCCCAATGGGGCGGGAGTCGGCTATAAATCACAGCATTTCGCCGCCCTCATGGATGATCCTGGCACGGTCAGTTGGCTGGAAATTCACGCGGAAAACTACATGGGCGATGGCGGACGCCCCTTGGCCCAACTGCGCCACCTTGCCGAACGCTTTCCGATCTCGGTGCACGGGGTGGGCCTTTCTATTGGTGGAGAGACCCGCTTGGACCCGGAACATCTGGCGCGCCTGAAGACGTTGATCGACTGGCTGAACCCCGCGATGTTCTCCGAGCATCTGGCTTGGTCCACCCACGACGGTGCGTTCCTGAATGATCTGTTGCCGCTACCTTATACAATTTCCACGCTTAACCGCATCGCGACGCATATCAACCAGGTGCAGGACCATCTTGGGCGCAAGATGCTTCTGGAAAACCCGTCCTCCTATCTGGCTTTCGCTGAAAGCACGTGGTCAGAACCGGAGTTCCTGCGCGAAGTTGCCCAGCGCACCGGGTGCGGGCTGTTGTTGGATGTGAACAATGTCTTTGTCTCTGCCACCAACCTTGAGTTTGACCCGCGTGCCTATATCGACACCTTCCCGCTTGATCAGGTCGAGGAGTTCCACCTGGCCGGCCATGACGAAGATGCCGATGAATTGGGGCGCAAACTTCTGATCGACAGTCATGGAAAGCCGGTGGACGAACCGGTCTGGACCCTGTTTGATCATGTAATCGCACATGCAGGTGCGCACCCCGTCCTTGTTGAATGGGACAACGACGTGCCGGAGTGGGAGGTGTTAGAGGCCGAGGCCGCGCGTGCCACGCGCCATATGGAACCCGCACTGTCCGAACGGGTGCAGGCATGA
- a CDS encoding DoxX family protein, whose amino-acid sequence MHALATLYNPLVNLAERLAPATLPSLARFTFAATLLGYFWASALTKHGDGVLGIIQPSLGAYAQIFPKAMEAASYNVSQLGMFHWAVVVAGTLAEFILPLLITIGLLTRLAALGMIGFVIVQSLTDLYGHGGIDQPETLGAWFDRIPDSVILDQRLFWMVVLVTLVLKGAGPLSIDRLLKVR is encoded by the coding sequence ATGCACGCCCTGGCAACACTTTACAACCCGTTGGTCAATCTGGCCGAGCGGCTGGCCCCGGCCACCCTGCCCTCGCTCGCCCGGTTCACCTTCGCCGCAACCTTGCTTGGATATTTCTGGGCCTCGGCGCTGACCAAGCACGGCGACGGGGTGTTGGGTATCATCCAGCCCTCACTTGGGGCCTATGCGCAGATTTTCCCGAAAGCCATGGAGGCCGCATCTTATAATGTCAGCCAACTTGGCATGTTTCACTGGGCCGTGGTCGTCGCCGGCACGTTGGCCGAGTTCATTTTGCCGCTTTTGATCACCATCGGGTTGCTGACGCGTCTGGCCGCGCTGGGGATGATCGGTTTTGTGATCGTGCAAAGCCTGACCGACCTGTATGGCCATGGCGGCATTGACCAACCCGAAACGCTGGGCGCGTGGTTTGACCGCATCCCCGACAGTGTGATCCTGGATCAACGACTGTTCTGGATGGTCGTGCTGGTAACACTTGTGTTGAAAGGTGCGGGACCGCTGTCCATCGACAGGCTGCTGAAGGTCCGCTGA
- a CDS encoding DUF1194 domain-containing protein, with protein sequence MGQHGKHWPLVMQKGRFGYLLALLAALWVGDAVAQSDTPCRQALALGLDVSGSVDEGEYRLQLDGLAAALEQPDVQRALLSQPDRPIQIAVYEWSGPAHQRLLQDWVAITDQTVVFSVADRLRRTARIKADPSTGIGAAMIYGQRLLAGRDCLTRTLDISGDGPANTGPRPQDVRYLSGFDGITINGLVIGAGDADTDLVTYYKELVIHGFGRFVEQAADFRDYEDAMARKLLRELMGVVVSDLQQLRQTKPPSRYIGSDPSNTVPPASTRY encoded by the coding sequence ATGGGCCAGCATGGAAAACACTGGCCACTGGTGATGCAAAAGGGGCGGTTTGGATACCTTCTGGCTCTTCTGGCTGCGCTTTGGGTCGGGGATGCGGTGGCACAGTCCGATACTCCCTGTCGTCAAGCACTGGCGCTGGGGCTGGACGTGTCCGGGTCCGTAGATGAGGGGGAATACCGTCTGCAACTGGACGGGTTGGCCGCAGCTCTGGAACAGCCAGATGTGCAGCGCGCTCTGTTGTCCCAACCGGACCGTCCGATCCAGATCGCCGTTTACGAGTGGAGCGGTCCGGCCCATCAGCGTCTGTTGCAGGATTGGGTCGCGATCACTGATCAGACGGTTGTTTTCTCGGTTGCGGATCGTCTGCGCCGCACCGCGCGCATCAAGGCGGACCCGTCCACAGGGATCGGGGCTGCCATGATCTATGGTCAGCGTCTTCTGGCGGGGCGCGATTGTCTGACAAGGACGTTGGATATTTCCGGTGATGGACCGGCCAATACCGGACCAAGACCGCAGGATGTGCGCTATCTCTCGGGCTTCGATGGGATCACCATCAACGGGTTGGTGATCGGCGCGGGCGATGCAGACACGGATCTTGTGACGTATTACAAAGAACTGGTCATCCACGGTTTCGGACGGTTCGTCGAACAGGCCGCTGACTTCCGGGATTACGAAGATGCCATGGCCCGCAAATTGTTGCGAGAGCTTATGGGCGTCGTGGTGTCTGACCTGCAACAACTCCGTCAGACCAAGCCGCCTAGTAGATATATCGGATCTGATCCGTCCAATACCGTTCCACCCGCTTCAACGCGATATTGA
- a CDS encoding succinate dehydrogenase assembly factor 2, whose protein sequence is MTGVPLDQLKETPGARPGETRDVRVKRLGMRSMRRGIKEMDIILHRYASDRLTQMDDGELDLYEALLGENDQDLYQWVSGQQEPPEHLAEVIQHIIHHTAAR, encoded by the coding sequence ATGACCGGCGTGCCCTTGGATCAGTTGAAGGAAACCCCCGGCGCGCGTCCGGGGGAAACGCGGGATGTGCGGGTCAAGCGGTTGGGGATGCGGTCGATGCGGCGCGGTATCAAAGAGATGGACATCATCCTGCACCGCTATGCCTCGGACAGGCTGACCCAGATGGATGATGGCGAACTGGATCTGTATGAGGCGTTGCTGGGTGAAAACGATCAGGATCTGTATCAGTGGGTGTCAGGGCAGCAAGAACCGCCTGAGCATCTGGCCGAGGTGATCCAGCATATCATCCACCATACTGCGGCGCGCTAA
- a CDS encoding VOC family protein: MKLRYLHTMVRVKNLEDSMRFYGLLGLEKIRQMDSEQGRFSLIFMAPPGQPECPVELTYNWDGDDGLPSDSRHFGHLAYEVEDIYKMCQHLMDNGVTINRPPRDGHMAFIRSPDNISVELLQAGDALPPQEPWASMENTGHW; encoded by the coding sequence ATGAAACTTCGGTACCTGCACACGATGGTGCGCGTGAAGAACCTTGAAGACAGCATGCGGTTTTACGGGCTTCTGGGGCTTGAGAAAATCCGCCAGATGGATTCGGAACAAGGGCGGTTTTCGCTGATCTTCATGGCACCTCCCGGCCAACCGGAATGCCCGGTCGAGCTGACATATAACTGGGATGGCGATGACGGGTTGCCCTCCGACAGCCGCCATTTCGGACATCTGGCCTATGAGGTCGAGGATATTTATAAGATGTGTCAGCACCTTATGGACAATGGCGTGACGATCAACCGCCCGCCGCGTGACGGGCATATGGCCTTTATCCGCTCACCCGACAATATCTCGGTCGAATTGTTGCAGGCCGGTGACGCCCTGCCCCCGCAAGAGCCATGGGCCAGCATGGAAAACACTGGCCACTGGTGA
- a CDS encoding MATE family efflux transporter — protein MRAVLVLGLPLVASHLAQFAVQIIDTIMLGWYGVEELAAVTLAGTFFFMFLIMGSGPAWALMPMVAEASEARDDVRVRRLTRMSMWFSVGFALLVLPLMWMSAPILRAIGQDPDLSLIAQNYLRIAGVGLVPALLVMALKSYLAALEHTRIVLWATVLAAVMNGVINYALIFGNWGAPELGVRGAAIASVVIQIASGLVLVVYAARLNAESSLFRRLWKPDWEALSHLLKLGIPIGLTTLAEVGMFSASTVVVGLIGTLELAAHGIALQITATFFMVHLGLSNTATVRAGRALGRRDEQGLRRGALAVTLASVVFGGLTVILFFGAPEPMIKLFLNPAEVRRDEIVALGTVLLIVAALFQFADGAQAIAMGLLRGVQDTRVPMIIATLSYWGVGMTMSYVLGITLGLGAVGVWVGLLLGLVCAGIFMSWRFWKSSSRIGGALSGRAA, from the coding sequence ATGCGCGCCGTCCTTGTTCTGGGCCTTCCGCTTGTCGCGTCGCATCTTGCGCAGTTTGCTGTGCAGATCATCGACACGATCATGCTGGGTTGGTACGGGGTCGAAGAACTGGCCGCCGTCACGCTGGCAGGCACCTTCTTTTTCATGTTCTTGATCATGGGGTCGGGGCCGGCTTGGGCCTTGATGCCAATGGTTGCCGAGGCGTCCGAGGCCCGCGACGATGTGCGCGTGCGCAGGCTGACCCGGATGTCCATGTGGTTCTCGGTCGGGTTTGCGCTGCTGGTGTTGCCGTTGATGTGGATGTCTGCGCCTATTTTGCGCGCCATAGGCCAGGATCCTGATCTGAGCCTGATCGCGCAGAACTACCTGCGCATTGCCGGGGTGGGGCTGGTGCCCGCTTTGCTGGTGATGGCGCTGAAAAGCTATCTTGCGGCGCTCGAACACACCCGGATCGTGCTGTGGGCAACGGTGCTGGCCGCCGTGATGAACGGGGTTATCAACTATGCCCTGATCTTCGGCAATTGGGGCGCACCAGAGCTTGGCGTGCGCGGGGCTGCCATTGCCTCGGTTGTTATCCAGATCGCATCGGGGCTGGTGCTGGTCGTCTATGCCGCGCGACTGAATGCGGAAAGCAGTTTGTTCCGGCGGCTTTGGAAACCGGATTGGGAGGCATTGAGTCACCTTCTGAAACTTGGCATCCCGATTGGGCTGACAACCCTTGCCGAGGTTGGGATGTTCTCGGCCTCGACCGTCGTGGTCGGGTTGATCGGCACACTGGAACTGGCGGCCCACGGGATTGCCCTGCAAATCACCGCGACGTTCTTCATGGTGCATCTTGGCCTGTCAAACACCGCGACGGTCCGAGCCGGGCGGGCGCTGGGCCGCAGGGATGAGCAGGGGCTGCGACGCGGGGCGCTGGCCGTGACTTTGGCATCGGTTGTGTTTGGCGGCCTGACCGTGATCCTGTTCTTTGGTGCGCCGGAGCCGATGATCAAGCTGTTCCTGAACCCGGCCGAGGTCCGCCGGGACGAGATTGTCGCCCTGGGAACGGTTCTTTTGATCGTGGCCGCCCTGTTCCAGTTCGCTGATGGGGCACAGGCCATCGCGATGGGGCTTTTGCGGGGTGTGCAGGACACGCGCGTGCCGATGATTATCGCCACGCTCAGCTATTGGGGTGTGGGGATGACCATGTCCTATGTGCTGGGGATCACGTTGGGCTTGGGCGCAGTGGGCGTCTGGGTCGGGCTGCTGCTGGGGCTTGTTTGCGCCGGAATTTTCATGTCTTGGCGGTTTTGGAAAAGCTCGTCCCGGATTGGCGGTGCGCTGTCGGGACGGGCCGCTTAG
- a CDS encoding bleomycin resistance protein produces MHAPFQGQITANLPSRSFDATLTFYEGLGFRLVWRSDGWMILEKAGMKVEFFPHSDLDPKASWFSACLRLPDVDALHDEWSKLDISTDAAAIPRLTAIADVTDILPRMFYLVDPDGSLWRVIEDKDI; encoded by the coding sequence ATGCACGCCCCATTTCAAGGACAGATCACGGCCAACCTGCCCAGTCGGAGCTTTGACGCCACCCTGACTTTTTACGAAGGTCTTGGGTTTCGTCTGGTGTGGCGCAGCGATGGCTGGATGATCCTTGAAAAAGCTGGAATGAAAGTGGAGTTCTTTCCACATTCCGATCTTGATCCGAAGGCAAGCTGGTTTTCGGCCTGTCTGCGTTTGCCGGACGTTGACGCGCTGCATGATGAGTGGAGCAAGCTGGATATTTCCACCGATGCCGCCGCGATCCCGCGCCTGACCGCCATTGCTGACGTCACTGACATATTGCCTCGAATGTTCTATTTGGTTGATCCCGATGGCAGCCTGTGGCGCGTGATCGAAGACAAGGACATCTGA